From Nilaparvata lugens isolate BPH chromosome 7, ASM1435652v1, whole genome shotgun sequence, one genomic window encodes:
- the LOC120352402 gene encoding uncharacterized protein LOC120352402, with product MSSSARRMMSTGFLSAFGGVRRDSSLDILGGCPYPVRERAYGERLSSGFLSERQYERWGFLFLGRRRPYALPMFRPPALGRPMDLPLECNSPPPASKINHPVHWDGNRRMRWQMRMAANNRVRCPQCPTDLD from the exons atgtcATCCTCAGCTCGGCGGATGATGTCGACTGGTTTCCTCTCGGCGTTCggcggggtgcggcgcgactccagtcttgacattctcg GAGGGTGTCCATATCCAGTGCGGGAGCGGGCGTATGGCGAACGGTTATCTTCTGGTTTTTTATCCGAGCGACAGTACGAGAGATGGGGGTTCCTGTTTCTGGGGCGTCgtcgtccgtatgctctcccgatgtttcgtcctccggctcttgggcGGCCGATGGATCTTCCACTAGAATGCAActctcctccacctgcgtcgaagataaatcatccagtacattgggatggaaatcggcggatgcggtggcagatgcggatggcggcgaacaatcgggtgagatgtcctcagtgtccgacagacttggattga
- the LOC111055771 gene encoding uncharacterized protein LOC111055771, whose product MKYSLYSLLYLIICLENASFSTQNYNKIARKRRVILQGTGTQTSPSLEIESVVSKDDQEKDKKAAEAINRFVLDILEKVSKVGDMKKSLGLDKKFNIGSMSFKPHDDQMREELIKDVNNMNACINRLFESVFLNSSSCGPLPNEFSKFLNWLLKDGASKTEVCFGTKKPMKLTKKDLKICLE is encoded by the exons ATGAAATATTCACTCTATTCTCTACTATATCTGATTATTTGCTTAGAGAATGCTTCTTTTTCGACtcaaaattacaataaaattgctCGCAAACGAAGAGTAATCCTACAAGGTACAGGAACCCAAACATCGCCCTCTTTAGAGATTGAATCAGTAGTTAGCAAAGATGATCAAGAAAAAGACAAGAAAGCGGCTGAAGCTATCAATCGTTTTGTACTTGATATCCTGGAGAAGGTCTCTAAAGTTGGGGACATGAAGAAAAGCCTTGGACTAGACAAGAAATTTAATATTGG ATCAATGTCATTCAAGCCTCACGATGACCAGATGAGAGAGGAACTGATAAAAGATGTGAACAACATGAATGCATGCATCAATCGACTGTTTGAGAGTGTATTTTTAAACTCGTCCTCATGCGGCCCCCTACcaaatgaattttccaaatttctCAATTGGCTACTAAAAGACGGTGCTTCTAAAACTGAAGTGTGTTTTGGCACTAAAAAACCAATGAAGTTGACAAAAAAAGATTTGAAAATCTGTCTTGAGTAG